The sequence TGCCGAGGCGGTCGAGGCCGCGTTCCGGCTGGCCAAGTCGCACACCGGCCGGACCGAGTTCGTCGGCTTCTGGGGCGGGTTCCACGGCAAGACGGGCGGCGTGCTGCCGGTCCTCGGCAGCAACTTCAAGCACGCCCTCGGGCCGCTGATGCCGGGCACCTACCTCACGCCGTACGCCTCGTGCGCCCGCTGCGCGTTCGGGATGACCTTCCCGACGTGCGAGTGGCACTGCGTCGAGTTCCTGAAGCGGAAGATCGAGCTCGAGACGGCCGGTGACGTAGCGGCCATCGTGGTCGAGCCGATCCAGGGGACCGCCGGCAACGTCGTGCCGCCGCTGGGCTACCTGAAGGCGCTGCGCCTGGTCGCCGACCAGCTCGGCGCGCTGCTCATCTGCGACGAGATGATCACCGGCTTCGGGCGCACCGGGAAGATGTTCGCCGTCGAGCACGAGGGCATCGTGCCCGACGTCATCACCGTGGGCAAGGGCTTCGGCGGCGGCTTCCCGATGAGCGGCCTGCTCATTCGCGAGCCGCTGGCCTTCGCCAGGCCGTTCGCCAACCCCAGCGGCAGCTCGTCGAGCTACGGAGGCAACCCGCTCGCGGCGGCGGCGGCACGGGTCACCGTCGAGACCATCATCGAGGAGGGCCTGGTCGAGCACGCCCGGGTGCTGGGCGAGCGGATGCTGGCGGAGCTGAAGCGCTGGGAGGGCGAGATCCCGATCGTGAGCGACGCGCGCGGCCGGGGGCTGATGCTCGGGATGGACCTGGTCAGGCCGGGGACGCGCACGCCGCTGGACAAGAAGGTGACCCGGTGGGTGTTCGACACCCTGCTCTCGCGCGGCGTGCTGGCGATGATCTACAAC comes from Gemmatimonadales bacterium and encodes:
- a CDS encoding aspartate aminotransferase family protein yields the protein MKLPGPKSQQAFDAEAQFLAPGTQSVATFSRLCMDHGEGALLWDADGNRYIDLLAGVGVASLGYAHPKYVAAMQRQIARVHVGSFTTEHRAALVKLLARLAPGDINRTQLYSGGAEAVEAAFRLAKSHTGRTEFVGFWGGFHGKTGGVLPVLGSNFKHALGPLMPGTYLTPYASCARCAFGMTFPTCEWHCVEFLKRKIELETAGDVAAIVVEPIQGTAGNVVPPLGYLKALRLVADQLGALLICDEMITGFGRTGKMFAVEHEGIVPDVITVGKGFGGGFPMSGLLIREPLAFARPFANPSGSSSSYGGNPLAAAAARVTVETIIEEGLVEHARVLGERMLAELKRWEGEIPIVSDARGRGLMLGMDLVRPGTRTPLDKKVTRWVFDTLLSRGVLAMIYNPEVRINPPLVITAEQALEALATMKGVLVEAAERAGA